A region from the Gottschalkia purinilytica genome encodes:
- a CDS encoding S-layer homology domain-containing protein: protein MKNKFLKQLFVLFIALSVVLVNTSVSTVAYGTNISFKDVPNNHWAKQYIETLASSGTISGYPDGTFKPENNVTRGEFSRLIVDPFFKNLSTDSGNFKDVSVGDWYSSYVATAVDNGLIAGYEDKTFKPNNNITRVETAVIVGRFLKNDISVTDNEVNNILSKFNDKAQIPNWAKTDVARIIKSGIMSGVSNTQFSPNSNTTRAQAATVIYGTISFKIESEVVRLTNIERNKIGLAPFTIDFNLGKVARIKSQDMADKNYFDHTSPTYGSPFEMMKKFGIKYMAAGENIAKGYSSAEGVVNGWMNSPGHKANILSSNFGKIGVGYVKKNGVTYWTQMFIN from the coding sequence TTGAAAAACAAATTTTTAAAGCAACTATTCGTACTATTTATTGCTCTAAGTGTTGTGCTAGTTAATACTTCTGTTTCTACAGTAGCATATGGTACTAATATATCCTTTAAGGACGTTCCTAATAATCATTGGGCAAAACAGTATATTGAAACTTTAGCATCATCAGGAACAATATCAGGATATCCAGATGGAACTTTTAAACCTGAAAACAATGTGACAAGAGGAGAATTCTCGAGACTCATAGTAGACCCATTTTTCAAGAACTTATCAACAGACAGTGGTAACTTTAAAGATGTTAGTGTAGGAGATTGGTATTCATCGTATGTAGCTACAGCTGTTGATAATGGATTAATAGCAGGATATGAAGATAAAACTTTTAAACCAAATAACAATATAACAAGAGTGGAAACAGCTGTTATAGTAGGTAGATTTTTAAAAAATGATATTAGTGTAACTGATAACGAAGTAAATAATATATTATCAAAGTTTAATGATAAAGCTCAAATACCTAATTGGGCTAAAACTGACGTAGCAAGAATTATTAAAAGTGGAATAATGAGTGGTGTAAGTAATACTCAATTTTCACCAAATAGTAATACTACAAGAGCTCAAGCAGCTACGGTTATATATGGAACAATATCTTTTAAGATTGAATCTGAAGTAGTAAGATTAACTAATATTGAAAGAAATAAAATAGGACTAGCTCCTTTCACTATTGACTTTAATTTAGGAAAAGTAGCTCGTATTAAATCACAAGATATGGCTGACAAAAATTATTTTGACCATACATCTCCAACTTATGGTAGTCCATTTGAAATGATGAAGAAATTTGGGATTAAGTATATGGCAGCTGGAGAAAATATAGCTAAAGGTTATTCTTCTGCAGAAGGCGTGGTAAATGGATGGATGAACTCGCCAGGACATAAAGCTAATATTCTTTCATCTAATTTTGGAAAAATAGGTGTTGGATATGTAAAGAAAAATGGAGTTACTTATTGGACACAAATGTTTATAAATTAG